The following are from one region of the Oncorhynchus tshawytscha isolate Ot180627B linkage group LG24, Otsh_v2.0, whole genome shotgun sequence genome:
- the LOC112223610 gene encoding testis-expressed protein 47 isoform X2: MASRSHEVDIAPFTIWNSAFEDRMSLLAKLEESHRAVRKKFLLHRLIVVSSLPQQLADRKDLGVHYEELNQRLQRYYQGDAITGLLLLYPTCMLHVIESSSEVLVSLLQDLRDMQERPHCVLIEAPRVLVMSHDLPSRLFQQWSYKVLNVLARVGGMLSRDGPEEEEEEDTDTLVSTTLSMLLKLGNHLLKATKGSKMPLGSVLDEVPEMLVPQDILVQLLSREDLLSPQQYLQAYHTPLHILIDSERTWPPPEQLRCEF; encoded by the exons ATGGCTTCCAGGTCGCACGAAGTTGATATTGCGCCCTTTACCATCTGGAACTCAGCCTTTGAAGACAGAATGTCGCTGCTTGCAAAGCTGGAAGAGTCCCACAGGGCCGTTAGAAAG aagttcCTGTTACACCGGTTGATAGTCGTCTCCAGCCTCCCCCAGCAACTCGCAGACAGGAAAGACCTGGGAG TACACTACGAAGAACTGAACCAGCGCTTGCAGAGGTATTACCAAGGAGATGCTATCACAGGCCTGCTTTTGCTGTACCCAACCTGCATGCTTCATGTCATTGAG TCCTCCAGCGAGGTTCTTGTGTCTCTGCTGCAGGATCTGAGGGACATGCAGGAACGGCCACACTG TGTCCTGATCGAGGCGCCCAGGGTCCTGGTGATGTCACATGACCTTCCCAGCAGGTTGTTCCAGCAGTGGAGCTACAAGGTGCTGAATGTGCTGGCCAGGGTGGGTGGGATGCTGAGTAGAGACgggccagaggaggaggaggaggaggacaccgACACACTGGTCAGCACCACCCTGTCTATGCTGCTCAAGCTGGGGAATCACCTCCTCAAAGCCACCAAG GGGTCAAAGATGCCTCTGGGCTCTGTTCTGGATGAAGTACCAGAGATGCTAGTCCCCCAGGATATCCTGGTTCAGCTCCTGTCCAGAGAAGACCTTCTGAGCCCCCAGCAGTACCTGCAGGCCTACCACACCCCTCTCCACATCCTCATCGACTCTG AGCGTACTTGGCCTCCACCTGAGCAACTTCGATGTGAATTCTGA
- the LOC112223610 gene encoding testis-expressed protein 47 isoform X1 produces the protein METSSQLLSLDQKKEEDVGTSLFHCHMKQRRLFNPQEEMKFLLHRLIVVSSLPQQLADRKDLGVHYEELNQRLQRYYQGDAITGLLLLYPTCMLHVIESSSEVLVSLLQDLRDMQERPHCVLIEAPRVLVMSHDLPSRLFQQWSYKVLNVLARVGGMLSRDGPEEEEEEDTDTLVSTTLSMLLKLGNHLLKATKGSKMPLGSVLDEVPEMLVPQDILVQLLSREDLLSPQQYLQAYHTPLHILIDSERTWPPPEQLRCEF, from the exons atggAGACATCCAGCCAGCTACTAAGTCTTGACCAAAAGAAGGAGGAAGATGTTGGGACTAGCTTGTTTCACTGCCATATGAAGCAAAGAAGGCTTTTTAATCCTCAAGAGGAGATG aagttcCTGTTACACCGGTTGATAGTCGTCTCCAGCCTCCCCCAGCAACTCGCAGACAGGAAAGACCTGGGAG TACACTACGAAGAACTGAACCAGCGCTTGCAGAGGTATTACCAAGGAGATGCTATCACAGGCCTGCTTTTGCTGTACCCAACCTGCATGCTTCATGTCATTGAG TCCTCCAGCGAGGTTCTTGTGTCTCTGCTGCAGGATCTGAGGGACATGCAGGAACGGCCACACTG TGTCCTGATCGAGGCGCCCAGGGTCCTGGTGATGTCACATGACCTTCCCAGCAGGTTGTTCCAGCAGTGGAGCTACAAGGTGCTGAATGTGCTGGCCAGGGTGGGTGGGATGCTGAGTAGAGACgggccagaggaggaggaggaggaggacaccgACACACTGGTCAGCACCACCCTGTCTATGCTGCTCAAGCTGGGGAATCACCTCCTCAAAGCCACCAAG GGGTCAAAGATGCCTCTGGGCTCTGTTCTGGATGAAGTACCAGAGATGCTAGTCCCCCAGGATATCCTGGTTCAGCTCCTGTCCAGAGAAGACCTTCTGAGCCCCCAGCAGTACCTGCAGGCCTACCACACCCCTCTCCACATCCTCATCGACTCTG AGCGTACTTGGCCTCCACCTGAGCAACTTCGATGTGAATTCTGA
- the LOC112223610 gene encoding testis-expressed protein 47 isoform X3 — protein sequence METSSQLLSLDQKKEEDVGTSLFHCHMKQRRLFNPQEEMKFLLHRLIVVSSLPQQLADRKDLGVHYEELNQRLQRYYQGDAITGLLLLYPTCMLHVIESSSEVLVSLLQDLRDMQERPHCVLIEAPRVLVMSHDLPSRLFQQWSYKVLNVLARVGGMLSRDGPEEEEEEDTDTLVSTTLSMLLKLGNHLLKATKGSKMPLGSVLDEVPEMLVPQDILVQLLSREDLLSPQQYLQAYHTPLHILIDSGHAFGSSQLTTV from the exons atggAGACATCCAGCCAGCTACTAAGTCTTGACCAAAAGAAGGAGGAAGATGTTGGGACTAGCTTGTTTCACTGCCATATGAAGCAAAGAAGGCTTTTTAATCCTCAAGAGGAGATG aagttcCTGTTACACCGGTTGATAGTCGTCTCCAGCCTCCCCCAGCAACTCGCAGACAGGAAAGACCTGGGAG TACACTACGAAGAACTGAACCAGCGCTTGCAGAGGTATTACCAAGGAGATGCTATCACAGGCCTGCTTTTGCTGTACCCAACCTGCATGCTTCATGTCATTGAG TCCTCCAGCGAGGTTCTTGTGTCTCTGCTGCAGGATCTGAGGGACATGCAGGAACGGCCACACTG TGTCCTGATCGAGGCGCCCAGGGTCCTGGTGATGTCACATGACCTTCCCAGCAGGTTGTTCCAGCAGTGGAGCTACAAGGTGCTGAATGTGCTGGCCAGGGTGGGTGGGATGCTGAGTAGAGACgggccagaggaggaggaggaggaggacaccgACACACTGGTCAGCACCACCCTGTCTATGCTGCTCAAGCTGGGGAATCACCTCCTCAAAGCCACCAAG GGGTCAAAGATGCCTCTGGGCTCTGTTCTGGATGAAGTACCAGAGATGCTAGTCCCCCAGGATATCCTGGTTCAGCTCCTGTCCAGAGAAGACCTTCTGAGCCCCCAGCAGTACCTGCAGGCCTACCACACCCCTCTCCACATCCTCATCGACTCTG GGCACGCGTTTGGAAGCAGTCAGCTAACTACAGTTTAG